The proteins below come from a single Leptospiraceae bacterium genomic window:
- a CDS encoding glycosyltransferase family 2 protein — protein MTIPISVCIITLNEEDNIRRCLSSLEFADEIIIVDSGSTDNTLLIAKEFPRIFIHYRKFDNYINQKNYCKSLAKNEWILALDADEEISIELQNEIKNITKDSMKEYSGFFIPRLSFYMGKWIRHGGWYPNYQMRFFRKDKGEFSGQLVHETVSIEGKTSHFKNPLSHYSYRNISDHLKFIDRYSELCAIEKFNKGKKSGLTLAIIEAIWKFISMYFVRFGFLDGKVGLIISILGSYYNFLKYIKLYEMNRKKEKSNPLQHIQQDNGNSPLST, from the coding sequence ATGACAATACCTATATCTGTATGCATTATCACTCTAAATGAAGAAGACAATATTAGACGTTGTTTATCTAGCCTAGAGTTCGCGGATGAAATTATTATAGTGGACTCTGGATCTACGGATAATACGTTATTAATCGCAAAAGAATTTCCTCGTATATTTATTCATTATCGCAAATTCGATAACTATATAAATCAAAAAAACTACTGCAAATCACTTGCAAAAAATGAATGGATACTAGCCCTCGATGCAGATGAAGAAATTTCTATTGAATTACAAAATGAAATTAAAAATATAACAAAAGATTCCATGAAAGAGTATTCTGGATTTTTTATTCCAAGACTAAGTTTTTATATGGGAAAATGGATTCGTCACGGTGGATGGTATCCAAATTATCAAATGCGGTTTTTTCGAAAAGACAAAGGGGAGTTCTCCGGACAATTAGTCCATGAGACTGTTTCCATTGAAGGAAAGACTTCTCATTTCAAAAACCCTCTATCTCATTATTCTTACCGAAACATTTCGGATCATTTAAAATTCATCGATAGATATTCAGAACTTTGCGCAATCGAAAAATTCAATAAGGGAAAAAAATCAGGCCTAACACTTGCTATAATTGAAGCAATTTGGAAATTTATATCTATGTATTTTGTTCGTTTCGGCTTTTTAGATGGCAAAGTAGGATTAATCATTTCCATCCTCGGTTCCTATTACAATTTTTTAAAATATATCAAACTATATGAAATGAATCGGAAAAAAGAAAAATCTAACCCACTACAACATATTCAACAGGATAACGGTAATTCACCACTTTCGACTTAG
- a CDS encoding histidine kinase, with the protein MSNHFCIFVAKKFNFFPKKIRSLTKFSEYDNYNNMQVNQLDIQYDMEIITETENETVIKTYRTSRHLEERVQEILQGILEKHNHSRLIPILYTVLKELVINANKANQKRVFFEENNYDIKNAEHYGVAIKQYKKIFNESMSELYAPKCKSKGYYCLILFEYDENGLKIEIRNNTIIAEQEEKSLREKLSMAMGYDDLAQFYMDNADNTEGAGLGLALIIIMMKGEGIDPNLFRISITNEYTSARLEIPFTDDFKTARN; encoded by the coding sequence ATGTCAAACCACTTTTGTATTTTTGTAGCAAAAAAATTTAATTTTTTTCCAAAAAAAATAAGGAGTTTGACAAAGTTTTCAGAATACGATAATTATAATAACATGCAAGTTAACCAATTAGATATTCAGTATGATATGGAAATCATAACTGAAACTGAAAATGAAACCGTGATTAAAACATATAGAACATCGAGACACTTAGAAGAACGAGTGCAAGAAATTCTACAAGGGATACTTGAAAAACACAATCATAGTCGGCTAATACCGATTCTCTACACAGTTTTAAAAGAGCTTGTAATAAATGCAAACAAGGCAAATCAAAAACGAGTTTTCTTTGAGGAAAATAATTACGATATAAAAAATGCAGAACACTACGGAGTTGCAATCAAACAATACAAAAAGATTTTCAATGAAAGTATGAGCGAGCTTTATGCGCCTAAGTGTAAATCGAAAGGCTACTATTGTTTAATTTTATTTGAATATGATGAAAATGGTTTAAAGATAGAAATTCGAAATAATACCATTATTGCAGAACAAGAAGAAAAATCTCTACGCGAAAAATTATCAATGGCAATGGGTTACGATGATTTGGCGCAATTTTACATGGATAATGCTGATAATACGGAAGGCGCTGGTCTTGGATTAGCATTAATTATTATCATGATGAAGGGAGAAGGAATTGATCCAAATCTTTTTCGAATTTCAATCACAAACGAATATACTTCAGCAAGATTAGAAATCCCTTTTACAGATGACTTTAAAACTGCTAGAAATTAA